In Synechococcus sp. HK05, one DNA window encodes the following:
- the argJ gene encoding bifunctional glutamate N-acetyltransferase/amino-acid acetyltransferase ArgJ gives MAAFERVAAAVTHPWYPIPGGVTAPEGFLAAGITAGLKASGKPDLSLLLAPEGAVCAGTFTTSLVRAACVDLCAERLQASGGHARAVLTNSGQANACTGDRGLIDSQRATQAMADRLGLAAEEVLICSTGVIGVPIPMDTLLAGLDPLVAALSAEGGADAATAILTTDLIDKQIALEAELGGRRVRIGGMAKGSGMIHPNMATMLGYLSCDAGVPPEVWQAMVKRAVDRSFNAITVDGDTSTNDTYLAFAAGEPLSPEHFDALEAGLTAVSQHLAKAIARDGEGATCLLEVQVEGASDDAAARAIARTICGSSLVKCAVHGRDPNWGRIVAAAGRAGVPMDPDAVALWLGEHQLMAAGQPLAFDRPAASAYMRDRAAGAYLSDDTVLIRIQVGAGQGAGRAWGCDLSDQYVRINADYTT, from the coding sequence ATCGCAGCATTCGAGCGAGTGGCGGCGGCCGTGACTCACCCCTGGTATCCCATCCCCGGCGGCGTGACAGCCCCTGAGGGTTTCCTGGCCGCTGGCATCACCGCTGGCCTCAAGGCCTCCGGTAAGCCCGATCTCTCGCTGCTACTGGCGCCAGAAGGGGCGGTATGCGCCGGCACGTTCACCACCTCGCTGGTGCGGGCCGCCTGCGTGGATCTCTGCGCCGAACGGCTGCAGGCCAGTGGCGGCCATGCCCGGGCTGTGCTCACCAATTCCGGTCAGGCCAATGCCTGCACGGGCGATCGTGGCTTGATCGACAGCCAGCGCGCCACCCAGGCCATGGCCGATCGGTTGGGGCTGGCGGCGGAGGAGGTGCTGATCTGCTCCACCGGGGTGATCGGCGTGCCGATCCCGATGGACACGCTGCTGGCGGGGCTGGATCCCCTCGTGGCGGCCCTCAGCGCCGAGGGGGGAGCTGATGCGGCCACGGCGATCCTCACCACCGATCTGATCGACAAACAGATCGCCCTCGAGGCCGAGCTGGGCGGTCGCCGCGTGCGCATCGGCGGCATGGCCAAGGGCTCGGGAATGATCCACCCCAACATGGCCACCATGCTCGGTTACCTGAGCTGCGATGCCGGCGTACCGCCTGAGGTGTGGCAGGCGATGGTGAAGCGGGCGGTGGATCGCTCCTTCAATGCGATCACGGTGGACGGCGACACCAGCACCAACGACACATACCTGGCGTTTGCAGCCGGTGAGCCCTTGAGCCCCGAGCACTTCGACGCACTGGAGGCCGGCCTGACGGCGGTGTCGCAACATCTGGCCAAGGCGATTGCCCGCGATGGCGAGGGCGCCACCTGTTTGCTGGAGGTGCAGGTGGAGGGTGCCAGCGATGACGCCGCTGCCCGGGCCATTGCCCGCACCATCTGCGGCTCCTCCTTGGTGAAGTGCGCCGTGCACGGCCGCGATCCCAACTGGGGCCGGATCGTGGCGGCTGCCGGCCGGGCCGGAGTGCCGATGGATCCCGATGCCGTCGCCCTCTGGCTGGGGGAGCATCAATTGATGGCCGCAGGTCAGCCCCTCGCCTTTGATCGCCCTGCGGCTTCGGCCTACATGCGCGATCGGGCGGCGGGCGCTTACCTCAGCGACGACACGGTGCTGATCCGCATCCAAGTGGGCGCGGGGCAAGGTGCAGGCCGTGCCTGGGGATGCGACTTGTCTGATCAATATGTGCGCATCAACGCCGATTACACGACGTAA
- a CDS encoding FAD-dependent oxidoreductase → MAATPATNTDTPVLILGGGLMGLAIAHALARGGRAVEVLSRRRSEAAGFVAAGMLAPHAEGLSGALLQLGQRSLERIPGWVAQIEADSGLSCGLRPCGIVVPFATAAERDVYPTAPWGEALDRDGLERELPGIGPGWQAGLLFRQDGQIDNRRQLMRALERACVELGVRFQEGVEVLELLHNNHQLTGVRVRDAAAHVETLQTEAAVLCSGAWSAQLLPELPVFPVKGQMLSLQGPREALQRVIFGPGTYLVPREDGLLVVGATSEREAGFTEGLTPFGQRQLQAGIEALLPEASQWPPMERWWGFRPCTPDEGPLLGASPLNGLQLAAGHHRNGVLLAAITAELLSANLSPEGCNPDQQALLELFRWDRFGG, encoded by the coding sequence ATGGCCGCCACCCCTGCGACCAACACCGATACGCCGGTGCTGATCCTGGGCGGGGGGTTGATGGGTCTGGCGATTGCCCATGCCCTGGCCAGAGGCGGCCGAGCTGTGGAAGTGCTGAGCCGCCGGCGCAGCGAAGCGGCGGGATTTGTGGCCGCCGGCATGCTCGCGCCCCATGCGGAGGGCCTCAGCGGCGCCCTGCTGCAGCTCGGCCAGCGCAGCCTGGAGCGCATCCCTGGCTGGGTGGCGCAGATTGAGGCCGACAGCGGCCTCAGCTGCGGCCTGCGACCCTGCGGAATCGTGGTGCCCTTTGCCACGGCCGCCGAGCGCGACGTGTACCCCACGGCCCCGTGGGGCGAGGCCCTGGATCGTGACGGCCTGGAGCGCGAACTGCCGGGTATCGGCCCCGGCTGGCAGGCCGGGCTGCTGTTCCGCCAGGACGGCCAGATCGACAACCGCCGCCAGCTGATGCGGGCGCTGGAGCGCGCCTGCGTGGAACTGGGTGTGCGCTTCCAGGAAGGCGTCGAGGTGCTGGAGCTCCTGCACAACAACCACCAGCTCACGGGCGTGCGGGTGCGTGATGCCGCGGCCCATGTGGAGACCCTGCAGACCGAGGCTGCGGTGCTCTGCAGCGGTGCCTGGAGCGCCCAACTGTTGCCCGAGCTGCCGGTGTTCCCGGTGAAGGGGCAGATGCTCTCGCTGCAGGGTCCACGGGAGGCCCTGCAGCGGGTGATCTTTGGACCTGGCACCTACCTCGTGCCCCGCGAAGACGGCCTGCTGGTGGTGGGCGCCACCAGCGAACGGGAAGCGGGCTTCACGGAAGGGCTCACTCCCTTCGGGCAGCGGCAGCTCCAGGCCGGAATCGAGGCCTTGCTGCCCGAGGCGAGCCAGTGGCCACCGATGGAGCGCTGGTGGGGCTTCAGGCCCTGCACCCCCGATGAAGGGCCGCTGCTGGGGGCCAGTCCGCTGAACGGGCTGCAGCTGGCCGCCGGTCACCACCGCAACGGTGTGCTGCTGGCGGCGATCACGGCCGAACTGCTGAGCGCCAACCTCAGCCCGGAAGGCTGCAACCCAGACCAACAGGCCCTGTTGGAGCTCTTCCGCTGGGATCGCTTCGGGGGATAA
- a CDS encoding prolyl hydroxylase family protein has product MPTPGRLQSALIGEYKSMIFEPILEVPQVDGDYGQAVVHGISSAKASSPQLAYAPISPELMELAYVEITPLIEAWAGCRLERSWGYGIRSYGPGSKLHVHRDRVDTHVVSCIVHVDDDAPASWPLDFVDHEGQLHEVCFRPGQMLFYESLCPHARVQPFNGKYYRNMYFHWRPVDWDPSPYSGFRCKFSSLEEAQQDCIQLATSGCELIPQDWKEWLRLNFSRGCDRQGMIERAQRDGGFSPSVLEAFLDRLGEDNGVTLADATETKFDSANLADQDSTSVLSWLQWFEAPLTKPDHAPRAWKLDTALAQIYELPDLLSREDCELLIGAINRQLVPSSVTRGESAYRTSRTCHLHDSDSGLSARIDQYLSSLLGVDPSLSEPLQGQCYGPGQYFKEHTDWFAPGTEEFSEHAHPGGQRTWTVMIYLNTVQRGGKTCFKHLNRCYSPIQGFALAWNNLMADGSPNPYTLHEAMPVEEGEKWVITKWFRALPGRNG; this is encoded by the coding sequence GTGCCAACGCCCGGAAGGCTCCAGTCGGCCTTGATTGGTGAATATAAATCGATGATTTTTGAGCCTATTCTTGAGGTTCCGCAGGTTGACGGTGACTATGGCCAAGCCGTTGTTCATGGAATTTCTTCTGCAAAGGCTTCTTCCCCGCAGCTTGCTTATGCACCGATAAGCCCTGAGCTCATGGAGCTTGCTTATGTTGAGATTACCCCGTTGATTGAGGCCTGGGCGGGGTGTCGCTTAGAGCGTAGTTGGGGTTATGGCATTCGTAGTTATGGCCCGGGGTCAAAGTTGCATGTGCATCGCGATCGCGTTGATACTCATGTTGTAAGTTGTATTGTCCATGTTGACGATGATGCTCCTGCTTCATGGCCCCTAGACTTTGTTGACCACGAAGGACAGCTTCACGAAGTCTGCTTTCGCCCTGGTCAAATGCTTTTCTACGAAAGTCTTTGTCCCCACGCTCGTGTCCAGCCTTTTAATGGAAAATACTACCGAAATATGTATTTTCACTGGCGTCCGGTTGACTGGGATCCTTCGCCTTATTCCGGCTTTCGGTGCAAGTTTTCAAGTCTTGAAGAGGCTCAGCAGGATTGTATCCAGTTGGCCACTTCAGGCTGTGAATTGATTCCTCAGGATTGGAAGGAATGGCTGCGCCTGAACTTTAGTCGCGGTTGTGATCGCCAAGGGATGATCGAGCGAGCACAGCGGGATGGTGGATTTTCACCTTCGGTGCTCGAGGCATTCCTGGATCGCCTCGGGGAGGACAATGGGGTGACCCTCGCAGATGCGACTGAAACGAAGTTCGATTCTGCCAATTTGGCGGATCAGGATTCAACGAGTGTCCTGAGCTGGTTGCAGTGGTTTGAAGCGCCTCTGACAAAGCCCGATCACGCGCCTAGGGCTTGGAAGCTTGATACGGCCTTGGCTCAAATCTATGAATTGCCTGACCTGCTGAGTCGAGAAGATTGTGAATTATTGATTGGTGCTATTAATCGACAACTCGTGCCCTCATCGGTCACGCGGGGCGAGAGTGCTTATCGGACAAGCCGTACCTGCCATCTTCACGATAGTGATTCGGGGCTTTCTGCGAGAATTGATCAATACTTATCAAGTCTTCTAGGTGTGGATCCGAGTCTGTCGGAGCCTTTGCAGGGACAGTGCTATGGGCCAGGTCAATATTTCAAGGAGCATACCGATTGGTTCGCTCCAGGCACCGAGGAGTTTTCTGAACATGCCCATCCTGGTGGACAACGTACCTGGACAGTTATGATCTATTTGAATACCGTTCAGCGTGGTGGTAAAACTTGTTTTAAGCATTTAAATCGTTGCTATTCGCCCATCCAGGGCTTTGCCCTAGCTTGGAATAATTTGATGGCAGATGGCTCTCCGAATCCCTATACCTTGCATGAGGCGATGCCTGTAGAGGAGGGTGAGAAGTGGGTGATCACCAAATGGTTTAGGGCGCTGCCGGGTCGTAATGGCTAG
- a CDS encoding TA system VapC family ribonuclease toxin, producing the protein MSFEAHPCHQQTRQALLEATPDQPWLWCRASQQSFLRLASTPTLLKAYGVPKATNRDAFHALQSLSALPQVAVVEEPPNLMPGWMKLACLDQAAPKRWMDAYLAAFAVAGHWRLITLDRDFLNFVDHGLDLQLL; encoded by the coding sequence GTGAGCTTCGAGGCGCATCCCTGCCATCAGCAGACGCGCCAAGCCCTGCTGGAGGCCACACCGGATCAACCCTGGCTCTGGTGCCGGGCAAGCCAGCAGAGCTTTCTGCGCCTGGCCTCAACGCCAACACTGCTCAAGGCCTACGGAGTTCCGAAAGCCACCAACCGCGACGCCTTCCACGCCCTGCAAAGCCTCTCGGCTCTGCCGCAGGTGGCTGTTGTGGAGGAGCCACCCAACCTGATGCCGGGCTGGATGAAGCTCGCCTGCCTGGATCAGGCAGCGCCGAAACGTTGGATGGACGCCTATCTGGCTGCCTTCGCTGTGGCAGGCCACTGGAGGCTCATCACACTCGATCGCGACTTTCTGAACTTCGTGGATCACGGCCTGGATCTCCAGCTCCTCTGA
- the coaE gene encoding dephospho-CoA kinase (Dephospho-CoA kinase (CoaE) performs the final step in coenzyme A biosynthesis.): MPASPRWSGPQRRIGLTGGIASGKSTVARWLEQQGLPVLDADVYAREALAPGTAGAAAVLERYGEVVRGEGSAAAAGVINRAALGQIVFNAPQERSWLEQLVHPLVRARFEDELARLASAPAVVLVVPLLFEAGLEGLCSEVWLVDCEPEQQLERLMQRDGLSEAAAEARIQAQWPLERKRPLADQLIDNRTDPSQLPARLGHLLKASALDG; encoded by the coding sequence ATGCCCGCCTCGCCCCGCTGGAGCGGACCGCAACGCCGCATTGGCCTCACCGGCGGGATCGCGAGTGGCAAAAGCACCGTGGCCCGTTGGCTGGAGCAGCAGGGGCTGCCGGTGCTGGATGCGGATGTGTATGCGCGGGAGGCGTTGGCTCCGGGGACTGCCGGTGCGGCTGCGGTGCTTGAGCGTTATGGGGAGGTGGTGCGGGGCGAAGGCAGCGCTGCCGCAGCGGGCGTGATCAATCGAGCGGCACTGGGCCAGATCGTGTTCAACGCTCCCCAGGAACGAAGCTGGCTGGAGCAACTGGTGCACCCGCTGGTGCGCGCACGGTTTGAAGACGAGCTCGCCAGGCTGGCGAGCGCCCCAGCGGTGGTGCTGGTGGTTCCGCTGCTGTTTGAAGCCGGCCTCGAGGGCCTGTGCAGTGAGGTGTGGCTGGTGGACTGCGAACCGGAGCAGCAGCTGGAGCGCCTGATGCAACGCGATGGGCTCAGCGAAGCGGCGGCGGAGGCGCGCATCCAGGCCCAGTGGCCCCTGGAGCGCAAACGGCCCTTGGCCGATCAGCTGATCGACAACCGCACAGACCCCAGCCAACTTCCAGCACGGCTCGGCCACCTGCTCAAAGCATCAGCGCTGGACGGATAA
- the gatB gene encoding Asp-tRNA(Asn)/Glu-tRNA(Gln) amidotransferase subunit GatB, producing the protein MAAEAAWEAVIGLETHVQLGTNSKIFTSASTAFGDDPNTHIDPVVCGLPGTLPVLNQKVLEYAVKAAMALNLNIAEHSKFDRKQYFYPDLPKNYQISQYDEPIAEEGWIEVEVAEKGKDTYLKRIGIERLHMEEDAGKLVHAGSDRLAGSTHSLVDYNRAGVALAEIVSKPDLRTGREAAEYASEIRRIMRYLGVSDGNMQEGSLRCDVNISVRRGPDAPFGTKVEIKNMNSFSAIQKACEYEIQRQIKAYESGEPVVQETRLWDEGKQLTKSMRGKEGASDYRYFPDPDLGPIEVSVERREGWRAELPELPAAKRHRYAETLGLSQYDARVLTDERPMAEYFEAAVAAGADPKGLANWITGDIAAYVNANRLSYATLPFRPEQLAEMVQLIDGGKISGKIAKEILPELLEKGGSPAAIVEAKGLGMISDPAAITAIVEELLAAHPEEVEAFRGGKTKLQGFFVGQLMKKTGGKADPKLANQILNQKLKG; encoded by the coding sequence ATGGCTGCTGAGGCCGCCTGGGAAGCCGTGATCGGCCTGGAGACCCACGTGCAGCTGGGCACCAACAGCAAGATCTTCACCAGTGCCTCCACGGCCTTTGGCGACGACCCCAACACCCACATCGATCCGGTGGTGTGTGGCCTGCCGGGCACGTTGCCGGTGCTTAATCAGAAGGTGCTGGAGTATGCGGTGAAGGCGGCGATGGCGCTCAACCTCAACATCGCCGAGCACAGCAAGTTCGACCGCAAGCAATATTTCTATCCCGACCTGCCGAAGAACTACCAGATCTCCCAGTACGACGAGCCCATCGCCGAAGAAGGCTGGATTGAAGTGGAGGTGGCGGAGAAGGGCAAAGACACCTACCTCAAGCGCATCGGCATCGAACGCCTGCATATGGAAGAAGACGCCGGCAAGCTCGTGCACGCCGGCAGCGATCGCCTGGCGGGCTCCACCCATTCACTGGTGGATTACAACCGCGCCGGTGTGGCCCTTGCGGAGATCGTGAGCAAGCCGGATCTGCGCACCGGGCGTGAGGCAGCGGAATATGCCTCCGAGATTCGCCGGATCATGCGCTATCTCGGCGTGAGCGACGGCAACATGCAGGAGGGTTCCCTGCGCTGCGACGTGAACATCTCCGTGCGCCGCGGGCCCGATGCCCCCTTCGGCACGAAGGTGGAGATCAAGAACATGAACTCGTTCTCCGCCATCCAGAAGGCCTGTGAGTACGAGATCCAGCGCCAGATCAAGGCCTACGAGAGCGGCGAGCCGGTGGTGCAGGAAACGCGCCTCTGGGATGAAGGCAAGCAGCTCACCAAGAGCATGCGCGGCAAGGAAGGTGCCAGCGATTACCGCTACTTCCCCGATCCCGACCTGGGCCCGATCGAGGTGAGCGTCGAGCGGCGCGAAGGCTGGCGTGCTGAGTTGCCCGAGCTGCCTGCTGCCAAGCGCCACCGCTATGCCGAAACCCTGGGGCTCTCCCAGTACGACGCCCGCGTGCTCACCGATGAGCGCCCGATGGCCGAATACTTCGAGGCAGCCGTCGCCGCCGGTGCCGATCCCAAGGGCCTGGCCAATTGGATCACCGGCGATATCGCTGCCTATGTGAATGCCAATCGCCTCTCCTACGCCACGCTCCCCTTCCGCCCCGAGCAACTGGCGGAGATGGTGCAGCTGATCGATGGCGGCAAGATCAGCGGCAAGATCGCTAAGGAGATCCTGCCCGAGCTGCTGGAGAAGGGCGGCTCACCGGCGGCGATCGTGGAAGCCAAGGGCCTCGGCATGATCAGCGACCCTGCGGCGATCACGGCGATCGTGGAGGAGCTGCTGGCCGCTCACCCTGAGGAGGTGGAGGCTTTCCGCGGCGGTAAGACCAAGCTGCAAGGCTTCTTCGTGGGTCAGCTGATGAAGAAAACCGGTGGCAAAGCCGATCCAAAGCTGGCGAACCAGATCCTTAATCAGAAGCTGAAGGGCTGA
- the ndk gene encoding nucleoside-diphosphate kinase, producing MAAERTFVAIKPDGVQRGLVGEILGRFERKGFKLVGLKQLTPSRELAESHYGVHRERPFFAGLVDFITSGPVVAMVWEGDGVIASARKLIGATKPLEAEPGTIRGDLAVNIGRNVIHGSDAPETAQFEIGLWFQPSELSDWTPADQTWRVEG from the coding sequence ATGGCTGCTGAACGCACTTTTGTTGCCATCAAGCCCGATGGCGTGCAGCGCGGCCTGGTGGGCGAGATCCTCGGCCGCTTCGAGCGCAAGGGCTTCAAGCTGGTGGGCCTCAAGCAGCTCACCCCCAGCCGTGAGCTGGCCGAGAGCCACTACGGCGTGCACCGCGAGCGCCCTTTCTTCGCTGGCCTGGTCGACTTCATCACCTCCGGCCCCGTGGTGGCGATGGTGTGGGAAGGCGATGGCGTGATCGCCAGCGCCCGCAAGCTGATCGGCGCCACCAAGCCCCTGGAAGCTGAGCCCGGCACCATCCGCGGTGACCTGGCCGTGAACATCGGCCGCAACGTGATCCACGGCTCCGACGCTCCCGAAACCGCCCAGTTCGAGATCGGTCTGTGGTTCCAGCCCTCCGAGCTGAGTGACTGGACCCCCGCTGATCAGACCTGGCGCGTGGAGGGCTGA
- a CDS encoding DUF3307 domain-containing protein yields the protein MDPLPFFNLLALLCMGHFLGDFGLQGDRMAQEKCPGCSGSVSWRWWVSAHGGIHGLLVALITGVPLLGLAEWGLHTLIDLGKCRQRYSMGADQGLHLLCKLLWAALATA from the coding sequence ATGGATCCGCTGCCCTTCTTCAACCTGCTGGCCTTGCTCTGCATGGGCCACTTCCTGGGTGATTTCGGTCTTCAGGGCGACCGCATGGCCCAGGAGAAATGTCCAGGCTGCTCTGGCAGCGTGTCGTGGCGCTGGTGGGTAAGCGCCCACGGGGGCATCCATGGGCTGCTGGTGGCGCTGATCACCGGCGTGCCCCTCCTGGGGCTCGCGGAATGGGGATTGCACACCCTGATTGATCTCGGCAAGTGCAGGCAGCGCTACTCGATGGGCGCTGATCAAGGCCTGCACCTGCTCTGCAAGCTGCTATGGGCAGCGCTGGCCACAGCCTGA
- a CDS encoding LysR substrate-binding domain-containing protein — translation MRTGQRAAEALACAQPTVSRNSRKCLELLDLQLARSRGEWRLIGDTELINLERHVHQQWRWSRDHTLRLDAQHWSAPGLDGVALDNWQRGNFNYLDYEQPLALLQDGVIDAWICSAPDAPLRDGLRGLRLTTMPMHLMVPVGHPLAERRDAITWDELLPYPVLPLPDGSFPVFEQVLRNCGLLPSAAREAAMKQAPWFGQSPVEAMLVGYSSPLTLHLFGDDWVRLPQQLPVEVGDVLMVREPYADHPRTQALFNQLIDHIAHLAAPHKDVVVHRQPVAYVV, via the coding sequence TTGCGCACGGGCCAACGGGCGGCAGAAGCCCTGGCCTGCGCCCAGCCCACCGTGAGCCGCAACAGCCGCAAATGCCTGGAGCTGCTTGATCTGCAGCTGGCCCGCAGCCGAGGCGAGTGGCGGCTCATCGGCGACACCGAACTGATCAACCTGGAGCGGCACGTGCACCAGCAATGGCGCTGGAGCCGTGATCACACCCTGCGACTGGACGCGCAGCACTGGTCAGCGCCAGGGCTGGATGGTGTGGCACTCGACAACTGGCAGCGCGGCAACTTCAACTACCTCGATTACGAACAACCCCTGGCTCTGTTGCAAGACGGGGTGATCGACGCCTGGATCTGCTCCGCGCCCGATGCCCCGCTGCGGGACGGTCTCCGGGGCCTGCGGCTCACCACCATGCCCATGCACCTGATGGTGCCGGTGGGCCATCCCCTGGCCGAACGGCGCGATGCCATCACCTGGGATGAGCTGTTGCCCTATCCGGTGCTCCCACTGCCGGATGGCAGCTTCCCGGTGTTCGAGCAGGTGCTGCGCAACTGCGGCTTGCTCCCCAGCGCCGCGCGGGAAGCCGCGATGAAGCAGGCGCCGTGGTTTGGCCAGAGTCCGGTGGAAGCGATGTTGGTTGGCTACTCCTCACCCCTCACCCTTCATCTCTTCGGCGATGACTGGGTTCGCCTGCCCCAGCAACTCCCCGTTGAAGTGGGCGATGTGCTGATGGTGCGCGAGCCCTATGCCGACCATCCCCGCACGCAGGCCCTGTTCAACCAGCTGATCGATCACATCGCCCACCTGGCCGCCCCGCACAAGGATGTGGTGGTGCATCGACAGCCGGTGGCTTACGTCGTGTAA